Proteins found in one Aspergillus chevalieri M1 DNA, chromosome 2, nearly complete sequence genomic segment:
- a CDS encoding uncharacterized protein (COG:S;~EggNog:ENOG410PRX5) codes for MWAKVPFHRAKKSAAIEDSTNTSSSNQSDYRSPNRSSSALSGGQRYYSKDLPALPNEDQELSYPGKHPDSKPRSASATFTRFAPAEPSRHRATSAASQLPSDQPDFDRDPKDSSLASPDISPPGTPNSLNHGLHSRGSSQISPIEEEPQHDSIKVEQMEAKLASHIPTLRKETRKENFESNSERSYKLSSHSRENSGKFGGHSSRVISWGKEQLQPKKKFADVRSRIAKQNDDSSPFIAHEPWRGPSGRAPIMNPIYEKSRARSSSRLHPSRSSDRLREYDQALPDSTARLQPSVVTTITAQDKHAGSRKQSTSRSRAHSASAGSQLPVSEGYKKSAPPRVDLPMSDLNSSLAEFKLTAPTPTTDTFPTENERQPDQLELPVSRCSAATDNSARMGDTRTSSPAPGSVADSIESASQQSTENSLSIMSRKRPVPSTIAPGRKPVRKPTPTQAAEEAAAKGLSLVPPQEQQQPKNRIEALEERQGTLARRKTNITTIIDELNQVFQPTSTAYDMAAREEVKKTIAHLNNELADIVREEHDIGLRLLRAWKKRDEQDLYGGGTGLWVKRVTS; via the exons ATGTGGGCTAAGGTGCCTTTTCATCGTGCGAAGAAGTCTGCTGCGATTGAGGATTCGACGAACACCAGTTCTTCGAATCAGAGTGACTATCGGTCTCCAAACCGGTCTTCAAGCGCACTATCGGGGGGTCAGAGATACTATTCAAAGGATCTACCGGCATTGCCAAA CGAAGATCAAGAACTCTCCTATCCCGGAAAACACCCCGATTCGAAGCCTCGGAGTGCCTCTGCGACGTTTACAAGATTCGCACCTGCCGAACCCTCGCGTCATCGTGCGACCAGTGCTGCTTCTCAGTTACCCTCAGACCAGCCTGATTTCGATCGCGATCCAAAAGATAGTAGCCTTGCGTCGCCAGATATCTCCCCTCCCGGTACGCCGAACTCTTTAAACCACGGGCTGCACAGTAGGGGCAGCTCCCAGATTTCGCCGATTGAGGAGGAACCACAGCACGACAGTATCAAGGTTGAACAAATGGAAGCGAAACTCGCCAGCCACATCCCGACTTTGCGCAAGGAGACGCGCAAGGAGAATTTCGAATCGAATTCCGAACGATCTTACAAGTTATCCAGTCACAGTCGCGAGAACTCTGGCAAGTTCGGTGGACATTCGTCCCGCGTCATAAGCTGGGGCAAGGAACAGCTCCAACCGAAGAAAAAATTCGCAGATGTGCGCAGCCGGATTGCGAAGCAGAATGACGATTCGTCTCCCTTCATTGCCCACGAGCCATGGAGAGGACCCAGTGGACGGGCGCCCATAATGAACCCGATTTACGAGAAATCCCGTGCAAGGTCGTCGTCACGTTTGCATCCTTCCAGAAGCTCTGACAGGCTGAGGGAGTATGATCAAGCATTGCCTGACTCCACAGCTCGCCTCCAGCCGTCGGTAGTCACTACAATTACAGCCCAGGACAAACATGCAGGTTCCCGGAAGCAATCAACCAGCCGGAGCAGGGCTCATAGCGCCAGTGCAGGCTCTCAGCTGCCGGTATCTGAAGGCTACAAGAAAAGCGCTCCTCCACGAGTTGACCTACCGATGTCTGATTTAAACTCTTCGCTGGCTGAATTTAAACTGACTGCTCCTACTCCTACTACTGATACATTCCCTACAGAGAACGAGCGCCAGCCGGACCAATTAGAACTCCCTGTAAGTCGCTGCAGTGCCGCGACGGATAATTCTGCGAGAATGGGTGATACCAGGACCAGTTCTCCAGCACCAGGCAGCGTAGCGGATAGCATTGAAAGCGCTTCGCAGCAATCAACCGAGAATAGTTTATCAATCATGTCCAGGAAACGACCAGTTCCCAGTACAATAGCTCCGGGAAGGAAGCCAGTTCGGAAGCCTACTCCAACGCAAGCCGCAGAGGAAGCAGCAGCCAAAGGCCTTTCACTCGTTCCTCCGCAAGAGCAGCAACAACCGAAGAATCGCATAGAGGCACTTGAGGAAAGGCAGGGTACGCTCGCGCGGCGCAAGACAAACATCACTACGATAATCGACGAGTTGAACCAGGTGTTCCAACCCACCTCGACGGCGTATGATATGGCTGCCCGAGAGGAGGTCAAGAAAACAATTGCCCATCTCAACAACGAGCTTGCAGATATTGTTAGAGAAGAGCATGATATTGGCTTGAGACTTCTCCGGGCTTGGAAGAAACGCGATGAGCAGGATCTCTACGGCGGTGGCACTGGTCTATGGGTCAAACGGGTGACTAGCTGA
- a CDS encoding hemolysin III family protein (COG:T;~EggNog:ENOG410PM7P;~InterPro:IPR004254;~PFAM:PF03006;~TransMembrane:8 (i49-68o74-95i107-126o146-167i174-193o205-223i235-256o276-293i);~go_component: GO:0016021 - integral component of membrane [Evidence IEA]), whose protein sequence is MSRQRKPSTTQPTAVAAEVLSQPPKALERLLHWNDLPHWQRDNHHIHTGYRPASFSFLISFQSLTYLHNETVNIYTHLLPALIAIPSAIALHNALAPRYETATQADIIAFGCFFAGAAMCLGMSATYHTISNHSPLIARVGNTLDYIGIVGLIVGSFVPSIYYGFYCARELQRFYWTMICTIGLGCIIVSIFPQFRTPKWRPFRAFMFVGMGLSAVFPVLHGLQLFGLEMMNKQIGLVWLLTQGGLYILGAGIYAARVPERLYPGGFDILGHSHQIFHVLVVCAAGAHLMGLLEAFDYRHNVAGGCK, encoded by the coding sequence ATGTCCCGCCAACGCAAACCAAGCACCACCCAACCAACCGCCGTCGCCGCAGAAGTCCTCTCACAACCCCCCAAAGCCCTCGAAAGACTCCTCCACTGGAACGACCTCCCCCACTGGCAACGCGACAACCACCACATCCACACCGGCTACCGACCAGCCTCATTCTCCTTTCTAATCTCCTTTCAATCGCTCACCTACCTGCACAATGAAACCGTCAACATCTACACGCACCTACTGCCCGCCCTCATAGCAATCCCATCGGCAATCGCTCTCCACAATGCTCTAGCCCCGCGGTATGAAACAGCAACGCAGGCTGATATCATAGCGTTTGGGTGTTTCTTTGCCGGAGCGGCAATGTGTCTGGGCATGTCGGCGACATACCATACGATATCGAACCACTCCCCACTCATCGCGCGTGTCGGGAATACGCTTGATTATATCGGTATCGTGGGCTTGATCGTTGGATCTTTCGTTCCTAGCATCTACTACGGCTTTTACTGCGCCCGTGAATTGCAACGATTCTACTGGACCATGATCTGCACAATCGGACTGGGGTGCATAATCGTCTCGATCTTCCCACAATTCCGCACACCAAAATGGCGGCCCTTCCGCGCATTCATGTTCGTGGGGATGGGATTATCGGCTGTATTCCCTGTCCTGCACGGGCTGCAACTGTTCGGGCTGGAGATGATGAACAAGCAGATCGGACTTGTGTGGTTATTGACGCAGGGAGGACTGTATATCCTGGGCGCGGGGATATACGCGGCGCGCGTGCCGGAGAGATTATATCCAGGTGGTTTCGATATCCTAGGCCATTCACATCAGATATTCCATGTATTGGTTGTTTGTGCGGCGGGGGCGCATTTGATGGGGTTGTTGGAGGCGTTTGACTATCGGCATAATGTTGCGGGTGGTTGCAAGTAA
- a CDS encoding SDR family NAD(P)-dependent oxidoreductase (COG:Q;~EggNog:ENOG410PI9R;~InterPro:IPR002347,IPR036291,IPR020904;~PFAM:PF00106,PF13561,PF08659;~go_function: GO:0016491 - oxidoreductase activity [Evidence IEA];~go_process: GO:0055114 - oxidation-reduction process [Evidence IEA]), which yields MSQRLSQLTHQLNYPTGLLANKTAIVTGGGQGIGAEIARQFANEGARVVIADIDGGKANAVAEAITANGGKAVAVVGDILDDGYIQGLVKKAAEFGDGKLHVIVNNAGFTWDGVIHKMTDKQWETMLAIHNTAPFKLVRAAAPYFRVKDDEDRVIVNISSTSGIHGNAGQANYAVAKAGTVGLTKTIAKEWGPAFNVRSNTVAFGFVKTRLTAAKEDGAYVTTSDGTKVALGIPGKQLQNRQGGGGANGGKAEEYPDIPLRRPASPEEAARAVLAVASPLFSYVTGETIRVTGGRNM from the exons ATGTCCCAACGTCTCTCTCAATTGACCCACCAACTAAACTATCCCACTGGCCTTTTGGCCAACAAAACCGCTATCGTCACCGGCGGCGGCCAAGGCATCGGCGCCGAGATCGCGCGCCAGTTCGCGAACGAGGGTGCTAGAGTTGTTATTGCTGATATTGATGGCG GAAAAGCAAATGCAGTCGCAGAGGCCATCACCGCGAACGGCGGAAAGGCCGTTGCGGTTGTCGGGGATATACTCGACGATGGGTATATCCAGGGGTTGGTGAAGAAGGCGGCCGAGTTTGGGGATGGGAAGCTTCATGTTATTGTGAATAATGCGGGGTTTACGTGGGATGGGGTTATTCATAAG ATGACCGACAAACAATGGGAAACGATGCTGGCAATCCACAACACAGCCCCATTTAAGCTCGTCCGCGCCGCGGCCCCATACTTCCGGGTCAAAGACGACGAGGACCGTGTCATCGTGAACATCAGCAGCACCAGCGGGATCCACGGGAATGC AGGCCAAGCAAACTACGCCGTCGCCAAAGCCGGCACCGTAGGCCTTACCAAAACCATCGCCAAAGAATGGGGCCCCGCTTTCAACGTGCGCTCCAACACCGTCGCCTTTGGCTTCGTCAAGACCCGTCTCACAGCTGCTAAGGAAGACGGCGCGTACGTGACCACGTCTGACGGAACGAAGGTCGCGCTGGGGATTCCAGGGAAACAGTTGCAGAACCGCCAAGGTGGAGGCGGAGCGAATGGAGGGAAAGCAGAGGAATATCCGGACATTCCGCTGCGACGGCCTGCTAGTCCCGAGGAGGCGGCAAGGGCTGTGTTGGCGGTTGCTAGTCCGTTGTTTTCGTATGTGACTGGTGAGACGATTCGGGTTACGGGGGGGAGGAATATGTAA
- a CDS encoding serine/threonine-protein kinase (COG:T;~EggNog:ENOG410PJ55;~InterPro:IPR017441,IPR008271,IPR000719,IPR011009;~PFAM:PF07714,PF00069;~go_function: GO:0004672 - protein kinase activity [Evidence IEA];~go_function: GO:0005524 - ATP binding [Evidence IEA];~go_process: GO:0006468 - protein phosphorylation [Evidence IEA]) → MLPPSLYTMYPTALPTPPPSPPTVARSVAPEERLGILLANRLKLTGILGVGAYGVVYTAVDIHTQVMYAVKALNKTGDPRQLKYQQREIRLHHMASKHPNVVSLVSIMDAPDCTYVVLDYCPEGDLFSSITDKGFFVGNDALVKRIFLQILDAVQFCHSLGIYHRDLKPENILVTDQGMTVKLADFGLATTDYLSPDFGCGSTFYMSPECQQQNPCPMTCYAAVPNDVWSLGVILVNLTCGRNPWKRASIEDPTFRAYLKDPFFLKTILPLSNEMIFVLSRIFDCDPAQRITIPELRRLVLDCPRFTMTPVTPWVSNGAPTQHPPFVLPQVPASVPVQPLMAPHASASSSDTSSSSSNSSGFSDAASDITSLTEDYSDLDALSAVSSAAGFDPDMDCPKDFPCKPEMFKCDDSPEAFYMPFVPFGPTVSTISAC, encoded by the exons ATGCTCCCTCCGTCTCTATACACCATGTATCCTACCGCTCTCCCGACTCCGCCACCGTCGCCGCCCACCGTTGCCAGATCGGTCGCGCCTGAAGAACGATTGGGAATATTGCTGGCTAACCGCCTGAAACTGACTGGTATCCTGGGGGTAGGTGCTTATGGGGTTGTCTACACTGCTGTCGATATCCACACCCAGGTCATGTATGCCGTCAAGGCCCTCAACAAAACCGGAGACCCCCGCCAGCTCAAGTACCAACAACGGGAGATCAGATTGCACCACATGGCCAGCAAGCACCCCAATGTCGTTTCCCTCGTTAGCATTATGGATGCCCCGGATTGTACCTATGTGGTTCTTGATTACTGTCCCGAGGGTgatctcttctcttccattACCGACAAGGGTTTCTTTGTCGGAAATGACGCCCTGGTCAAGCGCATTTTCCTCCAGATCCTGGATGCTGTCCAATTCTGCCACTCCTTAGGAATTTACCATCGGGATCTCAAACCGGAGAACATTCTGGTTACCGACCAGGGCATGACGGTTAAGTTGGCCGATTTTGGTCTTGCTACCACGGACTATCTTTCGCCGGATTTTGGTTGCGGTTCCACATTTTACATGTCACCAG aatgccaacaacagaatcCCTGTCCCATGACTTGCTACGCTGCCGTCCCTAACGATGTTTGGAGCCTGGGGGTTATCCTGGTCAATCTGACCTGCGGACGTAATCCATGGAAACGTGCTTCCATCGAGGATCCCACATTCCGCGCATACCTAAAGGACCCGTTCTTCCTCAAGACCATCCTTCCCCTGTCCAATGAGATGATTTTCGTCTTGAGTCGCATCTTCGATTGTGATCCCGCCCAGAGGATTACAATTCCGGAGCTGCGCCGCTTGGTCCTGGATTGTCCGCGGTTTACAATGACTCCTGTCACGCCGTGGGTTTCCAACGGTGCTCCTACTCAGCATCCCCCATTCGTCCTCCCCCAGGTTCCGGCATCCGTTCCCGTTCAACCCCTTATGGCTCCGCATGCGTCCGCTTCCTCGTCGGatacctcctcttcttcctccaactcctcTGGTTTCTCTGATGCCGCTTCCGATATCACTTCCCTGACTGAGGACTACTCCGATCTGGATGCTTTATCCGCGGTGTCATCGGCGGCCGGGTTTGATCCGGACATGGACTGCCCCAAGGACTTCCCTTGCAAACCGGAAATGTTCAAGTGCGATGACAGCCCAGAGGCCTTCTACATGCCCTTTGTGCCGTTTGGGCCTACCGTTTCCACCATTTCCGCCTGTTAG
- the PRP4 gene encoding putative serine/threonine protein kinase (Prp4) (COG:T;~EggNog:ENOG410PGRU;~InterPro:IPR017441,IPR008271,IPR044092,IPR000719, IPR011009;~PFAM:PF07714,PF00069;~go_function: GO:0004672 - protein kinase activity [Evidence IEA];~go_function: GO:0004674 - protein serine/threonine kinase activity [Evidence IEA];~go_function: GO:0005524 - ATP binding [Evidence IEA];~go_process: GO:0006468 - protein phosphorylation [Evidence IEA];~go_process: GO:0045292 - mRNA cis splicing, via spliceosome [Evidence IEA]), with translation MASYRSKSPSTPSEGEIIESGSETKATTSKTSLNGTSVDRQTRVSTSSAPRSRSPASLSTSRSPRRRRSRSRTSRSSRSRSRSPYRSYRGHKRRREDDYYDDRRYYRQEPPPRQRAGQRYDDRYHRRSNSYYDYDREEGYGGGLKYTDDYDRRDEKRHRTRSRSPYRDSYHEVRRPKQYSGDEWNGSTGPRGLRERNSPTEQLVSERGSVPVVAQTSKQDAEFRENQVQQQASHASSRVVDSVPTEQQEQQPAEAVDEAAQLEARRKRREAIRAKYKSQATPLHLQAVHAGDSDSSTPGADSNRASASQTASVSPQLTPVQTPNENTADPPDFNVGKDADLINDSAPVDGAEKDEPSAADYDPTLDMKEDREKQGPGQETSSAAYDETQPGKQDILMPDATEKPPAPAKMKDPYDMFADDDDDDMFAEETQEPTKSAHAAAVPQPRELDISMMDNWDDPEGYYNVRLGELINGRYHVQQNLGKGMFSSVVRATDSKTGGLVAVKIIRQNDTMRKAGMKEIGILEQLKEADPEDKKHMIKFVRYFDHKGHLCMVFENLSMNLREVLKKFGRDVGLNLRAIRAYAHQIFLGLSLMRKCNILHADLKPDNLLVNEQRNVLKVCDLGSASPVSDNEITPYLVSRFYRAPEIILGIPYDYGIDMWSIGCTLFELYTGKILFTGRNNNQMLRSIMECRGKYPPKLLRRGTLAYLHFDDTLNFRSTEEDKVTGRIVTRVLDFKKPTRDLKTRLIGHDTRLSDGEAKELNLFVDLLERCLSLNPEKRCTPAEALRHPFILRPKN, from the exons ATGGCATCATACAGGTCGAAGTCTCCATCGACCCCTTCTGAGGGTGAGATTATCGAATCAGGTTCGGAGACGAAGGCAACTACGTCAAAAACTTCTCTTAATGGCACCAGCGTTGACCGTCAAACCAGAGTTAGTACCTCTTCGGCGCCCAGGTCCCGATCGCCAGCATCCCTGAGTACCAGTCGATCGCCACGCCGGCGAAGATCCAGATCTAGAACGTCACGATCATCGAGAAGCCGTTCCCGTTCCCCTTATCGAAGCTACAGAGGTCATAAGCGCAGACGGGAGGATGATTATTATGACGACAGACGATACTATCGGCAGGAACCGCCACCACGACAGCGCGCCGGACAGAGGTATGATGATAGGTATCATAGACGATCCAACTCCTACTACGATTATGATCGGGAAGAAGGGTATGGCGGTGGCCTGAAATACACGGACGACTATGACCGTCGTGATGAGAAGAGGCATCGTACCCGGAGTCGATCCCCATACCGCGATTCGTACCACGAGGTTCGGAGACCCAAGCAGTATTCCGGTGATGAATGGAATGGGAGCACAGGCCCGCGAGGCCTCAGAGAACGAAATTCACCTACTGAACAGTTAGTGAGCGAACGAGGAAGCGTTCCAGTCGTCGCTCAGACTTCTAAACAAGATGCTGAATTTCGGGAGAACCAGGTGCAGCAACAGGCCTCTCATGCCAGTTCTCGTGTTGTAGATAG TGTGCCCACTGAACAACAGGAACAGCAACCTGCTGAGGCAGTCGACGAAGCAGCTCAACTGGAAGCCCGCCGGAAACGACGTGAAGCCATCAGAGCGAAATACAAAAGTCAGGCTACGCCTTTACATCTGCAGGCAGTCCATGCTGGGGATTCCGACTCCTCGACACCAGGCGCAGATTCGAATCGTGCCAGTGCAAGCCAGACTGCATCCG TTTCTCCTCAGTTAACCCCCGTTCAGACGCCCAATGAAAACACGGCAGACCCTCCAGATTTTAACGTTGGCAAAGATGCTGATCTTATTAACGACTCTGCACCTGTAGATGGTGCTGAAAAAGACGAACCTTCGGCGGCAGACTACGACCCGACCCTTGATATGAAAGAAGATCGAGAGAAACAAGGTCCTGGTCAGGAAACATCATCGGCCGCGTACGACGAAACGCAGCCTGGTAAGCAGGATATTCTAATGCCCGATGCGACTGAGAAACCGCCTGCGCCGGCCAAGATGAAAGATCCCTACGACATGTTTGCagatgacgacgacgatgatatGTTTGCCGAGGAAACACAGGAACCGACAAAATCGGCGCATGCAGCGGCTGTACCACAACCGCGGGAGCTAGACATCAGCATGATGGACAACTGGGACGACCCTGAAGGGTATTACAATGTTCGACTTGGTGAGCTGATCAACGGCCGCTACCATGTGCAGCAGAATTTGGGCAAGGGTATGTTTTCATCTGTTGTGCGCGCTACAGATTCCAAGACGGGCGGACTTGTCGCAGTCAAGATAATTCGACAGAATGACACGATGAGGAAGGCGGGTATGAAAGAGATTGGCATTCTGGAACAGCTGAAGGAGGCGGACCCTGAGGACAAGAAGCACATGATCAAGTTCGTGCGGTACTTTGACCACAAGGGCCACCTGTGCATGGTGTTCGAGAATCTCAGCATGAACCTGCGAGAGGTATTGAAGAAGTTTGGACGCGATGTGGGCCTCAATCTCCGAGCCATCCGGGCATATGCGCACCAGATCTTTCTTGGGCTGAGCCTGATGCGCAAGTGCAACATTCTGCATGCAGATCTGAAACCGGACAATCTCCTAGTGAATGAGCAACGCAATGTTCTTAAAGTGTGCGACCTGGGATCGGCGTCGCCGGTGTCCGACAACGAAATCACACCGTACCTGGTCAGCCGATTCTACCGGGCGCCGGAGATTATCCTCGGGATACCCTACGACTACGGAATCGACATGTGGTCGATTGGCTGTACGCTCTTTGAGCTGTACACGGGTAAAATTCTGTTTACGGGCCGAAACAACAATCAGATGCTACGGTCCATCATGGAATGCCGTGGCAAATACCCGCCGAAGTTGCTGCGACGGGGCACTTTGGCGTACCTGCACTTTGACGACACGCTCAATTTCCGGAGCACGGAAGAGGACAAGGTGACAGGGCGAATTGTGACGCGGGTGCTGGATTTCAAGAAGCCGACGCGGGATCTCAAGACGAGGTTAATTGGCCATGACACGAGGCTGAGTGACGGGGAGGCAAAGGAGCTGAATTTGTTTGTGGATCTGTTGGAGCGGTGCCTGAGCCTGAATCCGGAGAAACGGTGCACGCCGGCGGAGGCGTTGCGACATCCGTTTATTTTGCGGCCTAAGAATTGA
- a CDS encoding uncharacterized protein (COG:S;~EggNog:ENOG410PIG2;~InterPro:IPR011990;~go_function: GO:0005515 - protein binding [Evidence IEA]), translating into MESPGSKHPRNLSRSSRPRSSTRGPLAGPDDPLAAETLETDASELKTASLGELTGTSFYELDPLAPDDLQETLAKDASFLLRYDIYHSLSQVDIPPALRSEFVGLIPDEPLITTLSTVERLLAEGHFLLAAYLCGSILTSSLVSPTDIKLVFGLFYTRLACLELSGHAILAAQESKALEDLTSAFYYIDFDYHTASDNTPDQNHPKRLRHIAPWPLRVLAVRLQSIGFGDSRRGIGGLYDLGLEAWREIMRPELSRDEKIIWKERLADLGIRSVNALVEMGDYDSAKRSLNNLRTSGKANDENRLRKALLFLVIGDLDGAVEVFGESDENEKALFKPLLSMAEGNYKDAVVEWQELLESQPKRPDEAMINQNLAVCLLYTGQLNESRKLFESLVSADHSFSSLIFNMSTVYELCSDKSGQMKAGLVETVARQPISGHANLDRSNADFKL; encoded by the exons ATGGAGTCCCCAGGATCTAAACATCCCCGCAATCTCTCCAGAT CATCACGGCCGCGTAGCTCGACCAGAGGCCCTCTCGCCGGACCAGACGA TCCATTGGCTGCCGAAACGCTAGAAACAGATGCCTCGGAATTGAAGACGGCAAGCCTTGGTGAATTGACTGGGACCTCGTTCTACGAGTTAGATCCTCTAGCACCGGATGATCTACAAGAAACCTTAGCGAAAGACGCATCGTTTCTCCTCCGATATGACATTTACCATTCCCTTTCGCAAGTCGACATCCCACCTGCGTTACGCTCAGAATTCGTCGGTTTGATACCGGACGAACCATTGATCACGACATTAAGTACCGTTGAGAGACTACTAGCAGAGGGCCATTTCCTATTAGCCGCATATCTCTGCGGGTCGATATTAACATCCTCCCTGGTCTCCCCTACAGATATCAAATTGGTGTTTGGACTCTTCTACACCCGGCTAGCATGTCTAGAGCTGTCCGGCCATGCAATTCTCGCAGCCCAGGAATCCAAAGCCCTCGAAGATCTCACCTCCGCATTCTATTACATCGATTTCGACTACCACACAGCATCCGATAATACCCCGGACCAGAACCATCCTAAACGCCTCCGTCATATAGCCCCGTGGCCATTGCGCGTCCTAGCCGTGCGACTCCAGAGCATCGGATTTGGAGACTCACGGAGAGGTATCGGCGGTCTATACGACCTTGGTCTAGAAGCATGGAGGGAAATCATGCGACCAGAGCTAAGCCGCGACGAAAAGATAATATGGAAGGAGAGGCTAGCGGATCTGGGTATCCGAAGTGTGAATGCGCTCGTTGAGATGGGTGACTATGATTCTGCTAAGCGATCACTTAATAACCTGCGCACGTCTGGGAAAGCGAATGATGAGAATAGATTGAGGAAAGCGCTTTTGTTCCTTGTTATTGGTGATCTGGATGGTGCAGTGGAGGTCTTTGGCGAGTCAGATGAGAACGAGAAGGCTTTGTTCAAGCCGCTTCTCAGTATGGCGGAAGGCAATTACAAGGATGCTGTTGTTGAATGGCAGGAATTGCTAGAGAGCCAACCCAAGAGACCTGACGAGGCGATGATCAATCAGAATCTGGCAGTGTGCTTGTTGTACACAGGGCAACTGAACGAG TCCCGGAAGCTGTTCGAGTCATTAGTTTCAGCCGATCACTCGTTTAGCAGCTTGATATTCAACATGTCAACCGTCTATGAACTCTGCTCTGATAAATCAGGGCAAATGAAAGCAGGGCTTGTAGAGACTGTTGCTCGACAACCCATTTCAGGACACGCCAACCTGGATCGGTCTAATGCTGATTTCAAGCTGTGA
- a CDS encoding uncharacterized protein (COG:S;~EggNog:ENOG410PKB9) produces MASLPTSPSSDATRNPPVSSRPATTTKGPNVPSPGPSAATELSNLLLALRKLREAVISSESRTPVDFSQRVYVFSVRVAILAQHPPSYVPSLHRLIDTLHKSSYPLPESELREFITYLILDYACREDNMIAAFELRARARRRYGFQSKTVDRLLSALLQDNWFVFWKVRNEVDSYMRNVINWAADRVRRQALKAVGSAYLNVEASWVLEGCTGEESWTWDRLVETEKIGWEKEGEKIIIKRPKRKPEKKLNPTTESAKS; encoded by the coding sequence ATGGCTTCCCTCCCCACCAGTCCCTCCTCCGACGCAACCAGGAACCCGCCCGTCTCGAGTCGGcctgccaccaccacaaAAGGACCAAATGTCCCCAGTCCCGGTCCGTCAGCAGCTACTGAATTGTCGAATCTCCTACTCGCCCTTCGCAAGCTCCGAGAAGCGGTGATATCCTCCGAATCCCGCACGCCCGTGGACTTTTCACAGAGGGTCTATGTGTTCTCCGTCCGTGTCGCCATCCTCGCTCAGCATCCGCCGTCATACGTCCCTTCTCTCCACCGTCTCATAGACACGCTCCACAAGTCGTCATATCCGCTGCCCGAGTCTGAATTGAGGGAGTTCATTACGTATCTTATTCTGGACTACGCCTGTCGTGAAGATAACATGATCGCCGCGTTTGAGTTGCGGGCCCGTGCGCGGAGACGTTACGGGTTCCAATCGAAAACCGTTGATCGTCTTCTATCGGCTCTATTGCAGGATAATTGGTTTGTGTTCTGGAAGGTCCGGAACGAGGTCGATTCATATATGCGGAATGTGATCAATTGGGCTGCGGATCGGGTTAGGAGGCAGGCGCTCAAGGCTGTGGGGAGTGCGTATCTGAATGTCGAGGCTAGTTGGGTTCTGGAGGGTTGTACAGGGGAGGAGAGTTGGACGTGGGATAGGCTAGTTGAGACTGAGAAGATTGGttgggagaaggagggggaAAAGATTATTATTAAGAGGCCGAAGCGAAAGCCTGAGAAGAAGCTCAATCCAACCACGGAGAGTGCAAAGTCTTGA
- the TMA7 gene encoding translation machinery-associated protein 7 (COG:S;~EggNog:ENOG410PSPY;~InterPro:IPR015157;~PFAM:PF09072) has protein sequence MGGQGREGGKVKPLKAPKKSQKDLDEDDLAFKEKQKADAKAKKELLDKAKGKGPLNTGSQGIKKSGKK, from the exons ATGGGCGGCCAAGGCAGAGAGG GTGGCAAGGTCAAGCCCCTGAAAGCGCCCAAGAAGTCGCAGAAGGACCtcgatgaggatgatctGGCATTCAAGGAGAAGCAAAAGGCCG ATGCTAAGGCGAAGAAGGAACTGTTGGATAAGGCCAAGGGCAAGGGACCCTTGAACACGGGCTCCCAGGGTATTAAAAAGTCGGGCAAGAAATAA